The Neoarius graeffei isolate fNeoGra1 chromosome 1, fNeoGra1.pri, whole genome shotgun sequence region tctctctgtgtgtgtttttttttcctatactTTCTTCTGTCTGTACTgtgaaagctaagtcgaaccggagtcaaattcctcgtgtgtgtaacatacctggcaataaagtgcttctgattctgatttctctttacttagttgagtggttcttgacataatatggattactatagttgtcgaacagggctatttactgtatttttattatttactctttactggttgatggtgtcaaatgcattaagaaggcaagaaattccatttttgacgagacacacctattaattgagaagcattccaggtgactacctcatgaagctggttcagataatgccaatggtgcgcaaagctgttatcaaggtaaatagtgacgactttgaagaatctaaaagatgaaacatgtttaacacttttgtttaccatagaattccatatgttccatatgttatttcatagttttggtgagttcagtattgttctacaatgtaggaaaaaaaataagaaaatcaaatttgaaggtgtttccaaacttttgactggtactgtatatatatatttttaaaaaaaacctgaatgTATCAAATCCTCATTCCCATCCTCACACATCGTTGCACAAGTAACATCCTTCCTCTGTGGATTTGGAATTTACTACAAAGTGACTTAATTGAAATATTTTAACATAAAAAAATGGAATACCATCGTTACTCTGGACCTTCCCCAGCCTCTAGGACCGTTTTCTACCCACTTTTGCCCCGTTGCAAAGATGATGTCATTACTGATGCCCAAGCAGTTTGGAGAAAAAACCAGCATTTTTGGCGTCTTTGGACTGAGCCTCACCACTCGCTCTTTCCAGGCCTAGCTCACCCTCCAGATGTTCAAGCTCAGACTGGTCCAGCAGCTCAAAGTCCTCAGCCTCACTGTCTGTGTTGTCAGCAATTGCCGATTCTAGCCGCTCTTGTATGGCAGCAGTGACTGCGGCTGTGATGGCGTTTTCGGCTGTTCTCTGGAGAACTCCCAAAGCTTGAGTCGCTGCAGCCTCGTCCCCCAGACCTGTCCCTCGATTTTCTCTGTGCTGGGGGAAGGACGTGTTGGGCAGACCAATACTTAGGTCCTCATCATCCCCGTTTGTCCCTGCACCATTATCCAGGGACGGAAAGTCAGTGAGGCCACCAGAGAACACCTCCTCCTCACTGCGACGATCTAAATCTAAATCAGAAGAAATCAGAAAGTTTCCTTTACAAGTGCAAGATTGAGTTAATCAGATACCAGTTCTACCAGGTCAGAGTTAATCAGATACCAGGTCagtatgtaattccaatggcgtagctaccacagtcccaccaggcgcacaaagataaatcccacaccgcctgcacagccaacgCGACGCCACCagacaacatcgcttggaacaccgcaccaagcacaaaagcaccgtcATAGAGCGCtgaacaaccctgatgttaaagagcaatgagctcactgcagtccatagcgaagagcacaggcatcacccatggcagaccaaTGCCTGATTGAAACTgacgccaaaactgggtccggagctacaccacaaccggcagacaaaacactcaaacagaaaaaaacatcaaactacacaaaaaagaaaaacaaaaggggaaaaaaataaaaagctccgttgagaagcggcagccaaaacgcacgcggcgtactctcaaccggaaacggaaaccaaCCGTTGAAAACCAGCGTGAAAAATATCACGTGATATCACGTGATATCGTTTTATCTAAAAGCGAAGTTATGAGTAGCACAGATGAGTTGTTTTCTATATTGAATAAAGTCCGATGTAAATTCAAATAGTAGCCtattatttgaatttgtctgacATGAAGCAAGCCAACAGTTTTGCGACACTGCCTATAGCTACGGCAGTTTAGGTTACACTTTCATATCAACGTCACCTCTGAATGTGAAGGGAATGTGGAATGCGGAGAAACTACGAGTAATGAAATTAGACTTAGTATCAAACTGTCAAAAAGATAACGGATTGGTGCCTGAAGACCAGGTCagtcaaaagaaaagcacaagaaacaTCCGACACGAGCGAGGACAAAGTGCAAAGACATGATAATTCTTTGTTTGAGAAAATAAATCAGTGCAGCCAGATCAATGTGGCCCCCAATATGAGattaaaactgtccagtttggagccagacattgcttcgctgatgtatcagaataagcagcaccatTCTTCCCATTAAGAGATGGACAACAGTGAGTGAGTTGGCAATAGTATTTATAAAACTGTTATTTCAttagtgtgtaatttgtaatatacTGCTGAAGGAGGCTCATTGTTTATTGTTTGGGATATTTAGGGGGTTATAGATGAAGTGGTCCCTGGTCTGAAAAAGTCTGAGAAACACGAAAGTGGACATTCTTGTTTTCAACAAAAACCACCAATTTGACCTTAAATCCAATGCCCTCCGAACTAAAACAGATGTATTTCAACAAATCAAAAGGTcaaatcaagtcaaagtccctcccacaccaggtcttcccaggcagtctcctgtcccagtcctAACCAGCTCTTTGCTCTCCATTTCCATAGACCTCAGCatctcgcctattatatagctaggattacagtgggggactagacttcaggtaactgcaagagtttgactccctactcgcatctgtattgcagcatgccttgccaggtgACAGTAGGTACCCTTCTTttggtggtctttggtatgaccccaaAACGTACCCCTGTTTAAAtaaataacaagagtgctctgagagcacaatatccgccactggcaactaggccataactctggtaaaatgtgactgaattgaacgaaattgcaatatgcgtattaccgacatataaagaatcctgccaagttttgtgaaattcctccaaaaattgtgagagaagttgatttcagaaggtgagcacccttcctgggacggacggacagacatcgctacGACATAATCCCCGTTCAGGCCTTTCggacagcgggggataataaaaattgtgagggaagttaatttcagaaagcaagcacaccttgatgaaattgccaaagtacaagtttgttcataatcaagggcataactctggttaaatttgcccaaattaaacgaaatttcaatatgcgtataactgtcatataacaaagctttttgccaagtttggtgaaattcctccacaaattgtaagaggagttgatttcagaagaacgtacaccctcatgaaattgtcaaagtacaagttatttaaatcaagagtcaaaactctggtaaaattttcacaaatgaaattaaatcgcaatatgcgtattaccatcatataaaaggccttttaccaagcttcgagaaattcgtccaaaaattgcgagaagagttgatgtcagaaggcaagcacaccttcatgaaattgtcaaagtacaaagttgttaatcaagggccacaagtgGTAAAATACAActgaatggagcacttgcatgtgacgtcacagccgatccagattgtgacagacgccatcgtgtcggtcaaacaccatattccgccttctacttctacttctggttctacttctgcttttacttctaccttttcttctggaaaaccctactatatacaattctactacaacggctgtggctacaagctctccctacctgtgcacgttttttatgttttttgtgtgtatttttgcgtgttgttcgtctgtaccggacttcaatatccactacaaccgtatggacttactggactttggtttccagcagaaaatgacggtttgtagcgatttccatcgcatgcacaacattccggacgagaaaaaaaaaaaaaaaaacattccggacgagacagcgagaccagcggggtctccgtggattgttatcggaagcaaagcgaaggaggcggcgccgggagccgaagcaaaagcgaggctacaggcagagccggcctgttgactaagctcagaaaacagctactcaaacctccactgccaagcctctacctctccaacgccagatccatgtaaacaagacggacgatttggaattaccttattctattctataatcggctggtcagtgctatactcaatacttaagtgacttacccatccaatgaggattattttcttgtttacaagatgccacatctgagtcgctgacaaatcctgaatttctgtaaagaaaactgtccagagatttataagcacgcagtgcttcaccactgaaaggcgagggaaagttaatgaggtaatcatacacgtccgggtattccgctggcagttcaaaatccggtcgtgaaaattccgtccggtaagccataagggtcacaaatctgtagatcgtttattttagacatatatctagttatctgttcattagaaaaatgagccgtgtagtccgtcggttgaaattgatccattctgtacacgagtgcagcagtattcagcggtgtttttgaccgacaagatgggggttgtgtactttccggtcacgtgactgcaagatctctattgaacaaaattacagtatgagtactaccgacatataacaaggccttttgccaagtttcatgaaattccttcaaaaattgtgagaggagttgatttcagaaagaaaacaCGCTCTCGTGaaggtataattttgttaatcaagggctgtaactctggtaaaatgtgacccaattgaacgaaattacaatataacaaagaatcctgccaagtttcatgaaattcctccaaaaattgtgagaggagttgatttcagaaggtgagcacccttcctgggatggacggatggacatcgccatgacacaatcgcccttcgggcctttcagccagcgagggatttaaaaaataaattaataaaaaaaaaaaatgacatgggGAAAGTGCTTGTGTATAAATTGATTTTGTTCAGTGCTGGATATTTCAATCACTTCAAGTAATCAGGCAGCATGGTGGAGGTCACTGCCTGGTTCTGTGACTAGGAACAAATATCTGGAACCAAATATatggatgtttcacagtggggggggggaacaagTGTATCACCCTCCATTGGTCGCTGCCGCATTGCACTGCGTCCCATTTGCTCAACTTTTTCACATCACTCAGCCCATCCACTAGTCACTAACATTAATTCTCCCATCTGTTGTGATTGACCGTATTCCAGATGCATTCCCGATAATATTTCAGTGGATTGAAAACGTATATTATTTACAGCAATAAACTAATCACGGAGCATTAAAAGGTACCAAGTGTCACCATTCAGTCATGTTAGTTGATTATGGAGACCTTTGTAGGCAAAGACTTTTGTGTAACTGCAAAAGCATGTTGCTGTGCTTGTAAAAAGGTGCAAATGCACAATCAAGGAGCAACTCAATGTAACAAAACTGAAAGGACAGACAAACTCACCCTCGGAGTTCTCTGTCTGAGGTGTGTGTCCCTCTGATAAGTTAAAGGTGCCGTTATCGGTCCATGTTACTTCCGAGACCTCGGTGTCTGATACAGACAGCTCCCTGCACACTGTGGAGTCCAGCTGAAACAAAGCAGCTGCATCAGTTCCCCTTTCCGTTCAAATTCAAAAGGCTGccaaatggaaaataaataaaagttcacCCACCTTAGGGAACATTGAGGACAGATCAGCTTCAATGTTTTCTTTCTCAGCCTCTGCTTGGAGCAACCTCTTTTCTGGGTTCAAGAAAGACAAGTAATATCAATCCCCACGTGCACTCATCAGGTACTATGAACTAAGATAAATTCATTGTGCATGTATGCATGCTGTCGCTATTCAGAGAAAACAAACTTGATTACCatgattctctttcattttttgcACAAAGTGCCCCACTCCAAAGTTTAGTTTCTGCAGAACTGGCTCCAGCCACATCCCAAACTCATGTGATGACACTAGAGGCCACAGGAAAATGGCTAGCACTGAGACAAACAGATGAACATCACATTAACACGCATCACAGTCTGCAAGAAACTGGAGAAACTGCAGGCAAAGTGAGCTCTGAAACTGCTCTTCAAATACACTCCTCAACTTCATCACTCGTAGAAGGTTTTTTGCAATAAATCACAAGGATaaacgagtgctctgagagcacaatatcccccgctcgcaactatgccataatgcgactgaattgaacgaaattacaatatgcgtattaccgacatatagcaaagaatcctgccaagtttcgtgaaattcctccaaaaattgtgagaagagttgatttcagaaggtgagcatccttcctgggacggacggacagacagacatcgccacgacataatccctcttcgggcctttcggccagcggggctatgataaaaattgtgagggaagttgatttcagaaagcaagcacaccttgatgaaattgccaaagtacaagtttgttaataatcaagggcataactctggttaaATTTGCCCACCttgaaacgaaatttcaatctgcgtataactgtcatataacaaagccttttgccaagtttggt contains the following coding sequences:
- the retreg1 gene encoding reticulophagy regulator 1, with amino-acid sequence MAERPEKEAPGARRPSSRTPPLPCCRKTLINWSDPVQTCATFAATNVVFWFVSFSPFRVVCLLCLCLLLLLLVQLMTDMALSKSRGSSIWRSMTGSWELVDSGQESRSGAEAQLTDCWMSIKLFLEETSSFKQQNPGKFCLLVCSLCFFLAILGNYVPGVVISYIIVLAIFLWPLVSSHEFGMWLEPVLQKLNFGVGHFVQKMKENHEKRLLQAEAEKENIEADLSSMFPKLDSTVCRELSVSDTEVSEVTWTDNGTFNLSEGHTPQTENSEDLDRRSEEEVFSGGLTDFPSLDNGAGTNGDDEDLSIGLPNTSFPQHRENRGTGLGDEAAATQALGVLQRTAENAITAAVTAAIQERLESAIADNTDSEAEDFELLDQSELEHLEGELGLERASGEAQSKDAKNAGFFSKLLGHQ